A single Lactuca sativa cultivar Salinas chromosome 8, Lsat_Salinas_v11, whole genome shotgun sequence DNA region contains:
- the LOC111883598 gene encoding serine/threonine-protein kinase STY46-like → MTTISHHNFGDSNGCDDIVSITIIKLSALLSDIELNIREAHVFSTIDGYSLDVFVVDGWPFQESIALHEAMEKAISRSEGSWFGSSSDSISAVQKALATEAHFRDAEIDRPSLKIGEKIASGSCGDLFHGEYLGEHVAVKILGSEHLNDETLGNEFAHEVAMLREVQHANAVRFIGACMKKPPLCIITEYMPGGSLYKYLHKNHNILKLPQLVKFVIDVCKGMENLHSNNIIHRDLKTANLLMDTQNVVKVADFGVARFLSQGGVMIAETGTYNCRGLQVINHQQYDEKANVFSFAIVLWVLVTAKVPYEKMKPLQAALGVRQKRMLRRSSHIVHLQKMGIGVIERGTRETRDRDRIKIGGGRTEMERVEIKIEKEKEKETHMVTGIGRGTE, encoded by the exons ATGACCACTATATCTCATCATAATTTCGGTGATTCAAATGGATGTGACGATATCGTTTCCATTACAATCATCAAG CTTTCAGCATTGCTTTCCGACATAGAGCTCAACATCCGTGAAGCACATGTGTTCTCAACAATAGATGGCTATTCTTTGGATGTATTTGTGGTAGATGGATGGCCTTTTCAg GAATCAATTGCTTTACACGAAGCCATGGAGAAAGCAATTTCTAGAAGCGAG GGTTCATGGTTTGGTTCTTCTTCAGATTCTATATCAGCTGTACAGAAAGCTTTAGCCACTGAAGCCCATTTTAGAGATGCAGAAATAGACCGACCATCATTGAAGATTGGAGAAAAGATTGCATCTGGATCTTGTGGAGATTT ATTCCATGGAGAGTACCTTGGTGAGCATGTTGCTGTCAAGATTCTTGGATCTGAACATTTAAATGATGAAACATTGGGGAATGAATTCGCTCATGAAGTAGCCATGCTCAG GGAGGTTCAGCATGCCAATGCTGTTCGTTTTATTGGTGCATGCATGAAGAAACCTCCTTTGTGCATAATAACTG AATACATGCCTGGAGGGAGCCTTTATAAGTACTTACATAAAAACCATAACATCTTGAAGCTTCCACAGTTAGTGAAGTTTGTTATAGATGTTTGCAAAGGAATGGAGAACTTGCATAGCAACAACATAATTCATAGGGATCTTAAGACTGCAAATTTGCTCATGGACACTCAAAAT gTTGTGAAGGTGGCAGATTTTGGGGTTGCCCGGTTTCTGAGTCAAGGGGGAGTTATGATAGCAGAGACTGGAACATACA ATTGTCGTGGTTTGCAGGTTATAAATCATCAACAATATGATGAAAAGGCGAATGTTTTCAGTTTTGCGATTGTTTTATGGGTGCTTGTGACAGCCAAG GTTCCTTATGAGAAGATGAAACCATTGCAAGCAGCCTTGGGAGTAAGACAG AAGAGGATGTTGAGACGCTCTTCTCACATCGTTCATCTCCAAAAGATGGGGATAGGAGTGATAGAAAGGGGTACCCGTGAAACAAGAGACAGAGATAGGATAAAGATAGGAGGAGGGAGGACAGAAATGGAAAGGGTAGAGATAAAgatagagaaagagaaagagaaagagacacATATGGTGACAGGGATAGGGAGAGGGACAGAGTGA